The Dermacentor albipictus isolate Rhodes 1998 colony chromosome 2, USDA_Dalb.pri_finalv2, whole genome shotgun sequence genome has a segment encoding these proteins:
- the LOC135904690 gene encoding coiled-coil domain-containing protein 86-like isoform X2: protein MCFVCFHGFSSMVKDRPLKTSWKFKMEQRAERKALLALDRELKEEKKRKIEEKKKRREENLRRREENAKKAEVVQVIKNTAKIKRMSKKQLRHVKKADTTVVSKKSRNADQ from the exons ATGTGCTTCGTTTGTTTTCACGG GTTCTCAAGCATGGTGAAGGACAGGCCTCTGAAGACATCGTGGAAGTTCAAAATGGAACAGCGTGCAGAAAGAAAGGCATTACTGGCACTTGACCGTGAACTTAaggaagagaagaagagaaaaattGAG gagaagaagaaaaggagggaAGAAAACCTGAGGCGACGTGAGGAGAATGCCAAAAAGGCAGAAGTAGTGCAAGTG ATCAAGAACACTGCCAAAATCAAGCGGATGTCCAAAAAGCAGCTCCGGCATGTCAAGAAGGCAGACACTACAGTTGTTTCTAAGAAATCCAGGAATGCTGACCAGTAA
- the LOC135904690 gene encoding coiled-coil domain-containing protein 86-like isoform X1 has product MTRSKKKKDDVEEIPRGVPKSGRVWKSEKKRFSSMVKDRPLKTSWKFKMEQRAERKALLALDRELKEEKKRKIEEKKKRREENLRRREENAKKAEVVQVIKNTAKIKRMSKKQLRHVKKADTTVVSKKSRNADQ; this is encoded by the exons ATGACCCGCTCCAAAAAGAAGAAGGACGACGTGGAGGAAATTCCAAGAGGTGTCCCAAAGTCTGGCCGAGTGTggaaaagtgagaaaaaaag GTTCTCAAGCATGGTGAAGGACAGGCCTCTGAAGACATCGTGGAAGTTCAAAATGGAACAGCGTGCAGAAAGAAAGGCATTACTGGCACTTGACCGTGAACTTAaggaagagaagaagagaaaaattGAG gagaagaagaaaaggagggaAGAAAACCTGAGGCGACGTGAGGAGAATGCCAAAAAGGCAGAAGTAGTGCAAGTG ATCAAGAACACTGCCAAAATCAAGCGGATGTCCAAAAAGCAGCTCCGGCATGTCAAGAAGGCAGACACTACAGTTGTTTCTAAGAAATCCAGGAATGCTGACCAGTAA
- the LOC135904689 gene encoding gastrula zinc finger protein XlCGF57.1-like, protein MLPHRMWSKGLTNAMSLGECITVAKVACHTPSKVISQVEVGIQCSLPLTDKSVGCSFKAGSESRSVQTTETVNQSSSTSVSRPSISPSSVSSDYSQQGCLHQCHLCDYKADKLFCLKEHARVHTGESLFKCHVCLQSFSRRSTLNRHLFIHTGERPFVCHVCSKCFSRKTYLKDHLHTHTGEKPFQCPLCPQGFLSKSKLEEHLRTHTGEKPFRCPSCPQSFSHKSAVKLHLRTHTGEKPYQCPSCLQRFSRKSKLQDHLRTHTGEKPFQCTSCPKSFTSKSLMALHLQTHTGEKPYQCPSCLQRFVRKSKLQDHLRTHTGEKPFQCPSCPKSFTSKSLMVVHLRTHTGEKPYQCHSCNQRFSQKSAMNQHMKIHTGDRPHRCAVCSKSYARSDHLSRHKRTQHRDTVE, encoded by the exons ATGCTACCGCATCGTATGTGGAGCAAAG gcctcacaaatGCAATGAGCCTTGGTGAATGCATCACTGTTGCCAAAGTGGCCTGCCATACTCCTTCCAAGGTCATCAGTCAGGTCGAGGTTGGCATACAGTGCAGTTTGCCTCTGACAGACAAGTCTGTCGGGTGCTCCTTCAAAGCAGGGAGCGAGTCGAGGAGCGTGCAGACTACAGAGACTGTGAATCAGTCGAGCTCCACGTCAG TATCCAGGCCTTCTATTTCTCCATCAAGTGTCAGCAGTGACTACTCTCAGCAGGGATGCCTCCATCAATGCCATCTTTGTGATTATAAGGCTGATAAACTGTTCTGTCTGAAAGAGCACGCCAGGGTCCATACTGGCGAGAGCCTGTTTAAATGCCATGTGTGCCTCCAGAGCTTCTCAAGAAGGAGCACCCTAAACAGGCACCTGTTCATCCATACTGGCGAGCGTCCATTTGTATGCCATGTGTGCTCTAAGTGCTTCTCGCGTAAGACCTACCTGAAAGACCACCTGCACactcacacaggtgagaagccatttcagtgccctttatGCCCTCAAGGCTTCTTGAGTAAGTCGAAGCTTGAggaacacctgcgcacccacacaggcgagaagccatttcgatgcccttcatgccctcagagcttctcacacaaGTCCGCTGTGAAGCTACACCTGCGCACCcatacaggcgagaagccatatcagtgcccttcatgccttcagagATTCTCACGAAAGTCCAAGCTTCAGGACCACCTGCGcactcacacaggcgagaagccatttcaatgcacTTCATGCCCTAAAAGCTTCACGAGTAAGTCCTTGATGGCGCTACACCTGCAAACCcatacaggtgagaagccatatcagtgcccttcatgccttcagcGATTCGTACGAAAGTCCAAGCTTCAGgaccacctgcgcacccacacaggcgagaagccatttcaatgtcCTTCATGCCCTAAAAGCTTCACGAGTAAGTCCTTGATGGTAGTACACCTGCGCACCcatacaggcgagaagccatatcagtgccatTCATGCAATCAGAGGTTCTCGCAGAAGAGTGCCATGAATCAACACATGAAAATTCATACAGGTGACCGACCACACCGTTGCGCCGTCTGCTCCAAGTCCTATGCGCGGTCTGATCACTTGAGCAGACATAAGAGAACACAACACCGTGATACTGTAGAGTAG